The following nucleotide sequence is from Phycisphaera sp..
CGCGCAAGCCGCTGGCCACCTCGATCGCCAGACTCTCGCGTGTGAAGTCATCCACGATCGTCAGCAGCCGGAATCGGCGGCCATCGAAGAGCTGATCAGACATGAAGTCCATGCTCCAGCTCTCGTTGGTGTGAGTCGCCCTGGTCAACTCAGGTCGCGTCACGCTGCTGCGATGTCGACGCGGCTTGTGCCGACCAACGCAGAGGCCTTCTTCCCGGTACAGCCTGTAGATCCGCTTGCGGTTCACGAGCCAGCCCTCCCGGCGCAGCTTGATCCAGATTCGCTGATAGCCCCACGTGACATGCACGCCCGCGATTTCCTTGATTCGTGATCTCAGCACGGCCTGATGGTCCTTGACGCTCGCGTAGCGTTGCGTGGCCCGGGGATGGCAAACCACCTCGCACGCCCGGCGTTCGCTCACGCCGTACGCCGCCTGCGTCTTCTTCACCATCTCCCGGCGACGACCAGACCTCAGAGCTTTCCCTTGAGGGCGTCCTGCAAGATGTGTTTGTCGAGACTCAGATCAGCAACAAGCTGCTTGAGCTTGCGATTCTCACCCTCGAGCTGCTTCAGCCGACGCACCTCGGCTACGCCCATCCCGGCGTACTTCTTCTTCCACCGGTAGAACGTCTGTTCAGAATCACCCATCTTGCGGCAGATCTCTCGCACCGGCGTGCCGCCCTCGGCCTGCCTAAGCGCGAAGGCGATCTGCTCCTCGCTGAGTCTGCTCTTCTTCATCGTCCTGACCTCCAAACAGAGGCCGGATTCTTGCGCGAAGCCTCACCCTACGGATGGACCAGGAAACGGGTACGAGCGCAGATGCCTTCAACAACACCCCATTCTGGATCATCCAGGTCACCAGTGACATCTCAAGCGATCACAACGACACCCGCAACCCGGTACTCGCCAAACTCATCGACCAGATCTCACAACTCAACGGGCTGTACCAGACTGAGGTGCAGGTGTGGATGCGCGTCGGACCGGCAGAGGACGCTACCCAAGCGCCTTGATCGCCCGGGCTATTACTCGGATCGTTGATCGGGCGGTGATCCATTCACTACTATATTCGTGGACTCCATTTGGATGGATGTAGGAATACAAAGGCCGATCGATCGACACGACCCCTTCGCGAAGATCGGCCCTGGCAGAGCGCCGGGCTTTTTGGCATTGCGTTGTAGTGTTGCTCTTGGTTATGAGTCGCGTGTTTTAACCGCTGAGCTACGGGGCCGGGTCATACACACTAACTTAGTTTAGGCCTGCGTCGATCGGCCGACCCGGCTACTTCTTGAAGCTGTCTCCGCTATTCGTGGCGTGATCGTAGCGCCGTCCGTGGTTTAGAATATCATTCGGGCTGTTGGGCAGCAAGTCGCCGCAGCGGTGCAGATCGCGGTTCGCACGCTCCGCCTAGCCTTATTCGGTTCCCATATGATGGGGGGTATTGGCATGGCCAGTTTGTCCGGGGAATTCCGCGCAAGGCTCTGGTTGGTGGCTATTGCATTCATATCTGTAGGCAGTGCCTTTTTTGCCGGGTGTGTCGCCTCTGTGAAAGAAACCCACGACGGCGATTTCGCCGGCGATGGGCCTTACCTCATCGTGCTTGGGACGGCGCAAGATGCGGGCTCACCGCAGATGAACTCGCCTGCAGGGCACCCCGCTCGGGCCGACCCCACCCAGCGGAGGCTGGCGACCTCGTTGGGGATCGTGGATCCGAACACGGGGCGACGCTGGATCATCGAAGCCACGCCGGACTTACGGGAACAGGCTTGGGCACTCAGCCGGGCGCATCCCGAAGCGGAGGCGCCGATCCGGCTCGATGGCGTGTTCCTCACGCACGCGCACATGGGGCACTACACGGGCTTGATGTTCCTGGGGCACGAGTCGATGGGGGCTTCGGCGGTGCCGACCTACGTCGCTCCGCGCATGGCAGAATACCTCTCGACGAACGGGCCGTGGGACCAGCTCGTACGGTACAAAAACATTGAACTCCGCCGGCTCACCGTTGACGAACCGGTTGACCTTGGGATTGGGGTTACGGTGACGCCGTTCGCCGTTCCGCATCGGCAGGAGTACAGCGAGGTTCTTGGATTTCGTATCGACGGCCCCAGCCGTTCGGTGGTCTTCATTCCCGATATCGACTCGTGGGAAGAGTGGGAGGGCATGGGCGTGCGGCTTCTCGATGTTCTCCGCGGTGTGGATCGTGCGTATCTCGACGCGACGTTTTATGACAACAACGAGATCCCGGGCCGGGACATGAGCACGTTTCCGCATCCACGCATCACCGACACGATGCAGCGGCTTTCTCCGTTGCCTCACGACCAGCGGCAGAAAGTGCACTTCATCCACCTGAACCACACAAACCCGGCGCAGTGGGCGGATTCGCCGGCACGCGTTGGGATCGAGCGTCGTGGTTTCCGAGTCGCCAAACGCGGAGATGTGTTCGAGCTCTGAATCAGGCGAGTTGGGCAAGCAAGTCGTCGAGATCCATCGCGCTACCGATCTCGCGCGACTGGACCCAGCGGACGACCGGCGTGCCGCCATCGTCCTTGCCAACGAGCACGGTGCCGCGGCTGGAGACGTTGAGGTCGGGCCAATAGAAGCCGTATGCCTTGCACACGGCCCGGTGCATGTCGGCCAGTAGGGTCTGCTTGAGGCCCATGCTCTCGGCCCAAGCCTTGTGGGTCCAGAAGCTGTCGCAGGAGACGCCCACGACCTGGACACCCTTGCTCTTCCAGTTGGAAATCTCGTCGTTCACGCACTTCATCTCGGCCGAGCAGACCGAGCTGAAGTCCATCGGGTAGAAGCAGATCGCCACGTCGCCGCTCTCGAGGGCGTCGCTGAGCGTCCACTCCTCGCGGTCCTGAGTCAGCAGGGTGAATCCGGGTGCGGGCTGGCCCTGCTCGATGGGTTGGTCTCGCGGGGGTAACTCGGTGGTCATGGCCATGCGTTGAGAGCTCCTGAAAGGCTCGGAAAACCAGTAGTCGGGGCTTGCCCGTGCGTGTCCTTCGGGGCGTATGCTAGGGCATGGCGATCGCAGGGCCGGCAATGTCCGAGGGCGACCTCCTCACCCGCTACACCGATGTGTGTGAGCGGGTCGAGCGTGCGGCCGCGAAGGCCGGACGCCGTAGCGAGCAGGTTCTGCTGGTGGCCGTGACCAAGTACGCCGAGCCAGACCAGATCCTCCAACTCGTGCAAGCCGGCCACCGGGATTTTGGTGAGAACCGCGTGCAACAATTGCTCCAGCGGGCCCCGATGCTCGACGAGCAAGTGTCGCGTATGCGATCGTTAGGGGCGGCCCTCGGGGGAGATCCGGCGTCCAAGCACGAGCCCATCCGCTGGCACATGATCGGCCAGCTCCAGCGGAACAAGGCCCGGCAGGTTGCCGACGCGAGCCGCCTGATCCACAGCGTGGACAGCCTGCGGGTGGCCGAGGAACTCCAGGAGGTCGGGCTCAAGCGTGACAAGCCGGTGGAGATCCTGCTCCAGATCAACTGTTCCGGCGAGGCCGGCAAGGCGGGGTGCCCGTCGCCCGCCCTGATGCATGTCGTTGAGCAGATCCACTCGATGATCCACCTGCGCCTGCGTGGCCTAATGACCATGGCCCCGGACACGGGCAGCCCCGAGGACAGCCGCATCGTGTTCGGCCGTTGTCGCGAGCTGTTCGAGGAGGTCGTGAGCGAGGGCATGGTGAGCCGCGCGTTCAACATCCTGTCGATGGGCATGTCGGGCGACTTCGAGGTGGCAATCGAAGAAGGCGCGAACCTCGTGCGTGTCGGCAGCGCCATCTTTGGTGAACAGGATCACGCCGGCGGGGCCGAGCAGGGCTAATCAGGAAATCGTGAGAACCGGATCTACGCGAAGCCGGCGAGGCGTTGGCTGCGAGCGGCATCGACCTGACGCTGCAGGCTGTCGCCGGGGCACGCCGTATTTGCCAGTTCGCGGTGGGTGCTGATCCGCGAGGCCGGCACGCGGTAGCGGGCGCTCTCGCTGCGCACCAGGGCTTTCAGCGACGCCAACGCCTGGGGCGTCGGCCGCTCGTGCATAAAGTTGCCCATGAGCATGATGCCCAGGTTGTGCTCGTTCCAGTCTCGGACATGTGCCCCTTGGAGCTGGACCGGGCGCGCCGCCCAGACGGTGCCGGTCGGGTCGATGACATAGTGGTAGCCGATGTCGGCCCAACCATTGTCGGTATGGGCCCGGTGGATGTTGCTCAGCCGTTGGCGGGCCTGCCCCGCGGTGCTGAATCCCGCGGCGTCCATGGCGTCGTGGTGGATCGTGATGCGCTGGATGCGGCCCATGCGGTTCGCCAGGGCGAGCTTCGGCCGCTCACGTGTCCAAGCCGAGCGAGGCATGACGTGCGGCGCGTTGGCAGGGACTGGCAGGTCGATCGCTGCCGGCGTCCGGCCGGTCGTTGGGTAGGGATCGCTGCCAAACCGCCTTTGCGCCGGCCAAGCGGGCGCTGGCGGGCCGAGCGCGTAGCCGTTCCGTGACGAGGCGCAGCCGGCCAGCGTGAGCACGCCCATCGCGAACGTGCCCGTCAGGAACCGGCGCCTTGTTGGAGTATATTCCACCATGCTGAATCATCGGACAGACGCCAAATCCGGGTCGAGGATTGGG
It contains:
- a CDS encoding IS3 family transposase (programmed frameshift): MKKSRLSEEQIAFALRQAEGGTPVREICRKMGDSEQTFYRWKKKYAGMGVAEVRRLKQLEGENRKLKQLVADLSLDKHILQDALKGKALRSGRRREMVKKTQAAYGVSERRACEVVCHPRATQRYASVKDHQAVLRSRIKEIAGVHVTWGYQRIWIKLRREGWLVNRKRIYRLYREEGLCVGRHKPRRHRSSVTRPELTRATHTNESWSMDFMSDQLFDGRRFRLLTIVDDFTRESLAIEVASGLRGDDVARVLDRIKAERGSLPQKIRVDNGSEFTSKRLDQWAYLNGVRLDFSRPGKPTDNGLIEAFNGRIRAECLNENWFLSLDDAREKIEGWRLHYNQDRPHSALGNLAPKGSCIIRPGGPGRMMQDP
- a CDS encoding MBL fold metallo-hydrolase, which translates into the protein MQIAVRTLRLALFGSHMMGGIGMASLSGEFRARLWLVAIAFISVGSAFFAGCVASVKETHDGDFAGDGPYLIVLGTAQDAGSPQMNSPAGHPARADPTQRRLATSLGIVDPNTGRRWIIEATPDLREQAWALSRAHPEAEAPIRLDGVFLTHAHMGHYTGLMFLGHESMGASAVPTYVAPRMAEYLSTNGPWDQLVRYKNIELRRLTVDEPVDLGIGVTVTPFAVPHRQEYSEVLGFRIDGPSRSVVFIPDIDSWEEWEGMGVRLLDVLRGVDRAYLDATFYDNNEIPGRDMSTFPHPRITDTMQRLSPLPHDQRQKVHFIHLNHTNPAQWADSPARVGIERRGFRVAKRGDVFEL
- a CDS encoding redoxin domain-containing protein — translated: MAMTTELPPRDQPIEQGQPAPGFTLLTQDREEWTLSDALESGDVAICFYPMDFSSVCSAEMKCVNDEISNWKSKGVQVVGVSCDSFWTHKAWAESMGLKQTLLADMHRAVCKAYGFYWPDLNVSSRGTVLVGKDDGGTPVVRWVQSREIGSAMDLDDLLAQLA
- a CDS encoding YggS family pyridoxal phosphate-dependent enzyme — encoded protein: MAIAGPAMSEGDLLTRYTDVCERVERAAAKAGRRSEQVLLVAVTKYAEPDQILQLVQAGHRDFGENRVQQLLQRAPMLDEQVSRMRSLGAALGGDPASKHEPIRWHMIGQLQRNKARQVADASRLIHSVDSLRVAEELQEVGLKRDKPVEILLQINCSGEAGKAGCPSPALMHVVEQIHSMIHLRLRGLMTMAPDTGSPEDSRIVFGRCRELFEEVVSEGMVSRAFNILSMGMSGDFEVAIEEGANLVRVGSAIFGEQDHAGGAEQG
- a CDS encoding peptidoglycan recognition protein family protein — encoded protein: MVEYTPTRRRFLTGTFAMGVLTLAGCASSRNGYALGPPAPAWPAQRRFGSDPYPTTGRTPAAIDLPVPANAPHVMPRSAWTRERPKLALANRMGRIQRITIHHDAMDAAGFSTAGQARQRLSNIHRAHTDNGWADIGYHYVIDPTGTVWAARPVQLQGAHVRDWNEHNLGIMLMGNFMHERPTPQALASLKALVRSESARYRVPASRISTHRELANTACPGDSLQRQVDAARSQRLAGFA